One Rhodococcus sp. P1Y DNA window includes the following coding sequences:
- the rhaS gene encoding rhamnose ABC transporter substrate-binding protein, with amino-acid sequence MTKLSRRLAPLAGVAALSLVLTACGGTTQDSASESSDSGSRVTGTANPDAPITEGLKIAFLPKQLNNPYSDIEVAGGETAVGEIGGEYKLVGPNDASASSQVSYINTLIQQNQDVIGIAANDPNAVCPSLNQARDAGIKVVTFDSDASKDCRDLFINQATTEGVGEALAKMTSDQIGGTGKIAILSATPNATNQNAWIEVLKEQLASNPDYANIELVATVYGNDDDQKSFQETQGLLQTYPDLKAIVSPTTVGISAAARYISSSNYKDNVVLTGLGTPNQMREYVKNGTVKQFALWDPTDIGYLAAYAGAALASGQITGAEGETFTAGELGEYTIGADGELVLGPPTVFDAANIDQYNF; translated from the coding sequence ATGACCAAGCTCTCCCGGCGCCTCGCGCCGCTGGCAGGCGTCGCAGCACTGTCTCTGGTGCTGACCGCGTGCGGCGGAACCACGCAGGACTCGGCGTCCGAATCCTCCGACAGCGGCAGCCGCGTCACCGGAACCGCGAATCCCGACGCCCCGATCACCGAGGGGCTGAAGATCGCCTTCCTGCCCAAGCAGCTCAACAACCCGTACTCCGACATCGAGGTCGCGGGCGGTGAGACCGCTGTCGGCGAGATCGGCGGCGAATACAAGCTCGTCGGCCCCAACGACGCGAGTGCGTCGTCGCAGGTCTCCTACATCAACACGCTGATCCAACAGAACCAGGATGTCATCGGCATCGCCGCCAACGATCCGAACGCTGTGTGCCCGTCGCTCAACCAGGCACGCGATGCAGGCATCAAGGTCGTCACGTTCGACTCGGACGCGTCCAAGGACTGCCGTGACCTGTTCATCAACCAGGCCACCACCGAGGGCGTCGGCGAAGCACTCGCCAAGATGACGAGCGATCAGATCGGCGGCACCGGCAAAATTGCCATCCTGTCCGCCACCCCGAACGCGACCAACCAGAACGCTTGGATCGAGGTGCTGAAGGAGCAGCTCGCTTCCAACCCCGACTACGCGAACATCGAACTCGTCGCCACCGTCTACGGCAACGACGACGATCAGAAGTCGTTCCAGGAGACCCAGGGTCTGCTGCAGACCTACCCGGATCTGAAGGCTATCGTCTCACCGACGACCGTCGGAATTTCCGCTGCGGCACGGTACATCTCGTCGTCGAACTACAAGGACAACGTCGTTCTCACCGGTCTCGGAACCCCGAACCAGATGCGTGAATACGTCAAGAACGGCACCGTGAAGCAGTTCGCACTTTGGGACCCCACCGACATCGGATACCTCGCCGCCTACGCAGGTGCGGCACTGGCGTCGGGACAGATCACCGGAGCCGAAGGCGAAACCTTCACCGCAGGCGAGCTGGGCGAGTACACCATCGGCGCCGACGGAGAACTGGTGCTCGGACCGCCGACCGTGTTCGACGCCGCCAATATCGATCAGTACAACTTCTAG
- a CDS encoding L-rhamnose mutarotase produces the protein MNRYCFTLQLRPEAVPEYSRRHAQVWPEMLQALKANGWNNYSLHIRDDGLIVGYVESDDLDAAQKAMSSTDVNARWQAEMAPFFTGLGSATPDEGFVLLSELFHLESQLRNPS, from the coding sequence GTGAATCGGTACTGCTTCACCCTTCAGCTTCGGCCCGAGGCCGTTCCCGAGTATTCCCGACGCCACGCGCAGGTGTGGCCCGAGATGCTTCAGGCACTGAAAGCCAACGGCTGGAACAACTATTCTCTGCACATCCGCGACGACGGTCTGATAGTCGGCTACGTCGAAAGTGACGATCTGGACGCGGCGCAGAAGGCGATGAGCAGTACCGACGTCAACGCGCGGTGGCAGGCCGAGATGGCCCCGTTCTTCACGGGTCTCGGCTCTGCCACCCCGGACGAAGGGTTCGTGCTCCTGTCCGAACTCTTCCACCTCGAGAGCCAGCTAAGGAACCCATCATGA
- the rhaI gene encoding L-rhamnose isomerase, protein MTAAVQDISALADFGIEVPSWAYGNSGTRFKVFSTAGVPRTPFEKVADAAEVNRVTGAAPRVSLHIPWDYVDDFGKLAAFASDNGVALGAVNSNVFQDDDYKLGSLTNADPRIRAKAVAHHLECIDVMRATGSKMLKLWLPDGTNYAGQDSIRARQDRLAESLQEIYAGLDDDHRLLIEYKFFEPYFYTTDIPDWGTSLLHCLALGDKAQVVLDTGHHAPGTNIEFIVTQLIRQNKLGAFDFNSRNYADDDLIVGAADPFQLFRIMNEIVSAGAHLPESGINFMLDQCHNIEPKIPGQIRSIMNVQEATAKALLVDAQALDEAQRGGDILGAHAVLMDAYNTDVRGLLGDLRESKGLGRDPVAAFARSGYMQRIESERIGGQQASWGA, encoded by the coding sequence ATGACCGCTGCAGTACAGGACATCTCGGCGCTCGCCGACTTCGGAATCGAGGTGCCGAGCTGGGCGTACGGGAACTCGGGCACCCGGTTCAAGGTGTTCAGCACCGCCGGCGTTCCGCGGACCCCGTTCGAGAAGGTCGCCGACGCCGCCGAGGTCAACCGCGTCACCGGGGCCGCTCCGCGAGTGTCGCTCCACATCCCATGGGACTACGTCGACGACTTCGGCAAGTTGGCCGCTTTCGCATCCGACAACGGAGTCGCTCTCGGTGCCGTCAACTCCAACGTGTTCCAGGACGACGACTACAAGCTCGGTTCGCTCACCAACGCCGATCCGAGGATTCGTGCGAAAGCTGTTGCGCATCATCTCGAATGCATCGACGTGATGCGGGCGACCGGATCGAAGATGCTCAAGCTCTGGCTTCCGGACGGCACCAACTATGCCGGCCAGGATTCGATCCGTGCACGGCAGGATCGGCTGGCCGAGTCTCTGCAGGAGATCTACGCGGGTCTGGACGACGACCACCGTCTGCTCATCGAGTACAAATTCTTCGAGCCGTACTTCTACACCACCGACATCCCGGACTGGGGAACCTCCCTGCTGCATTGCCTTGCACTCGGGGACAAGGCGCAGGTAGTTCTCGATACCGGCCACCACGCACCTGGTACCAACATCGAGTTCATCGTCACTCAGCTCATTCGTCAGAACAAGTTGGGCGCCTTCGACTTCAATTCACGCAACTACGCCGACGACGACTTGATCGTCGGTGCGGCCGACCCGTTCCAGCTCTTCCGCATCATGAACGAGATCGTCTCCGCCGGTGCTCATCTGCCGGAGTCCGGAATCAACTTCATGCTCGATCAGTGCCACAACATCGAACCGAAGATTCCCGGTCAGATTCGCTCGATCATGAACGTCCAGGAAGCCACGGCCAAGGCCTTGCTCGTCGACGCACAGGCTCTCGACGAGGCTCAGCGCGGCGGCGACATCCTCGGCGCCCACGCGGTGTTGATGGATGCCTACAACACCGATGTCCGTGGACTGCTCGGTGATCTAAGAGAATCCAAGGGACTGGGCCGCGATCCCGTCGCGGCCTTCGCGCGGTCCGGGTACATGCAGCGCATCGAATCCGAGCGTATCGGCGGGCAACAAGCCAGTTGGGGAGCCTGA
- a CDS encoding L-fucose/L-arabinose isomerase family protein, with amino-acid sequence MQRKTRLGLVSGGLGAYWPQFPGLLETLKESARYVTERFEKQDCVVVDAGFVSDPIESASAAEHLRRADCDLVVVFLTTYLTSSMVLPIAQRVDAPVLLIDLQPTEAMDHANTGTGEWLAYCGQCPLPEVANVFRRSGIDFRSVSGYLRDENAWSRIDAWVGAASARAALRHARLGLMGHLYPGMLDISTDVTLLSSQFGSHVEILEFDDLRVRVDDVTEAEVSDRLDQARSIFTLDDSVDAGDFAWGAKVSVGLDRLVEDFGLDAMAYYHRGLGGELHERLGAGMILGASLLTGRGIPLAGEYDIRTAVAMLIADRLGAGGSFTELQALNFRDGVVEMGHDGPAHLQISSGAPLLRGLGVYHGKRGYGVSVEFDVEAGPVTTFSIGQNRDGSFTFITSEGTVVPGPLLQIGNTTSRVDFGRDPGEWTDEWSATGTGHHWALCTGHRAKDIKAAAELLGISYVSV; translated from the coding sequence ATGCAGAGGAAGACGAGACTCGGATTGGTGTCAGGAGGCCTCGGTGCCTACTGGCCGCAGTTCCCCGGTCTCCTCGAGACTCTGAAGGAGTCGGCGCGATACGTCACGGAACGATTCGAGAAGCAGGACTGCGTCGTGGTCGATGCGGGATTCGTCTCCGATCCGATCGAATCCGCCTCGGCGGCCGAGCACTTGCGGCGTGCCGACTGCGACCTAGTCGTCGTCTTCCTCACCACCTATCTAACGTCATCGATGGTGTTGCCGATCGCGCAGCGCGTCGACGCGCCCGTGTTGTTGATCGATCTTCAACCGACCGAGGCGATGGATCACGCGAACACCGGAACCGGGGAGTGGCTCGCATACTGCGGGCAATGCCCACTTCCCGAGGTCGCGAACGTGTTCCGCCGAAGTGGAATCGACTTTCGCTCGGTGTCCGGGTATCTGCGTGACGAGAACGCGTGGTCACGGATCGATGCGTGGGTGGGAGCGGCGTCGGCGAGGGCGGCGCTCCGTCATGCACGGCTCGGACTGATGGGCCACTTGTATCCGGGGATGCTCGATATCTCCACCGACGTGACGTTGCTGTCCTCGCAGTTCGGCTCGCATGTCGAGATCCTCGAATTCGACGATCTACGTGTGCGCGTCGACGACGTCACCGAAGCGGAGGTGTCCGATCGCCTCGATCAAGCGAGAAGCATCTTCACGCTCGACGACTCCGTGGACGCCGGGGACTTCGCCTGGGGCGCCAAGGTGTCGGTCGGTCTGGATCGACTGGTCGAGGACTTCGGTCTCGATGCCATGGCTTACTACCACCGCGGACTGGGCGGCGAACTTCACGAACGATTAGGCGCAGGAATGATTCTCGGCGCGTCACTGCTCACCGGACGAGGCATTCCGCTTGCGGGTGAGTACGACATCCGAACTGCGGTAGCGATGCTGATTGCCGACCGTCTCGGCGCCGGCGGCTCGTTCACCGAACTGCAGGCTCTGAATTTCCGCGACGGCGTCGTGGAAATGGGTCACGACGGGCCTGCCCACTTGCAGATATCATCGGGTGCACCGCTTCTGCGTGGACTGGGTGTGTACCACGGCAAGCGCGGTTACGGCGTCAGCGTCGAATTCGACGTCGAAGCAGGACCTGTGACCACGTTCTCGATCGGACAGAACCGCGACGGTTCGTTCACGTTCATCACCTCCGAGGGCACGGTGGTTCCTGGGCCGCTCCTCCAGATCGGCAACACCACCTCCCGAGTCGACTTCGGCCGGGACCCAGGTGAGTGGACCGACGAGTGGAGTGCCACCGGAACCGGTCACCACTGGGCGCTGTGCACAGGACACCGCGCCAAGGACATCAAAGCCGCAGCAGAGTTGCTCGGCATCTCGTACGTAAGCGTCTGA
- a CDS encoding bifunctional aldolase/short-chain dehydrogenase: protein MTTIDDLIARSNRLGADARNTNYAGGNTSAKGTETDPVTGDDVELLWVKGSGGDLGTLKPEGLAALRLDRVLALKSVYPGVEREDEMVAAFDYCLHGKGGAAPSIDTAMHGLVEANHVDHLHPDSGIAFATAADGEELTRKCFGDRVVWVPWRRPGFQLGLDIAAIAADNPQAIGCILGGHGITAWGETSEESEQRSLEIIRTAEQYIADNGRVDAFGGVIAGFEALDEQSRRARAASLFPLIRGLASTDRPQVGHFDDSAAVLDFLAAEEHPRLAALGTSCPDHFLRTKVRPLVLDLPPTATVEEASVRLKELHQVYREDYARYYDAHAEADSPAMRGADPAIVLVPGVGMFSFGANKQTARVAGEFYINAINVMRGAEAISTYAPIDEREKFRIEYWALEEAKLARMPKPKPLATRVALVTGAASGIGKAIATRLAAEGACVVIADLDAEKAAAAAAEIGNSDVAVGIAADVTDEGQIADGFAAAVLAFGGVDLVVNNAGLSISKPLLETTVRDWDLQHDVMARGSFLVSREAARIMIEQGLGGDIVYISSKNSVFAGPNNIAYSATKADQAHQVRLLAAELGEYGIRVNGINPDGVVRGSGIFAGGWGAKRAAVYGVEEAKLGEYYAQRTLLKREVLPEHVANAVFALTGGELTHTTGLHIPVDAGVAAAFLR, encoded by the coding sequence GTGACGACGATCGACGACTTGATCGCCCGGTCCAACCGATTGGGCGCCGACGCGCGCAATACCAACTACGCGGGCGGAAACACCTCGGCGAAGGGCACCGAAACCGATCCGGTCACCGGTGACGACGTCGAGCTGCTGTGGGTCAAGGGCTCCGGCGGCGACCTCGGTACCTTGAAGCCCGAAGGTCTTGCGGCACTGCGTCTCGACCGAGTACTGGCGCTGAAGAGTGTGTATCCCGGCGTAGAGCGCGAAGACGAGATGGTCGCTGCCTTCGACTACTGCCTGCACGGTAAGGGCGGAGCAGCACCGTCGATCGACACGGCCATGCACGGCCTCGTCGAGGCGAACCACGTAGACCACCTGCACCCCGATTCCGGTATCGCCTTCGCGACGGCAGCCGACGGCGAGGAGCTGACGCGCAAGTGTTTCGGTGATCGCGTCGTATGGGTGCCCTGGCGCAGACCCGGATTCCAGCTCGGCCTCGACATCGCAGCCATCGCAGCGGACAACCCGCAGGCGATCGGCTGCATCCTCGGTGGTCACGGCATCACTGCGTGGGGCGAGACGAGCGAGGAGTCCGAACAGCGATCGCTCGAGATAATCCGGACTGCCGAGCAGTACATCGCAGACAACGGTCGGGTCGATGCTTTCGGCGGAGTTATCGCAGGGTTCGAGGCACTGGACGAGCAATCCCGTCGGGCACGGGCAGCTTCGTTGTTCCCGCTGATCCGCGGTCTCGCGTCCACCGATCGTCCACAGGTCGGCCATTTCGACGACAGTGCGGCCGTACTCGATTTCCTTGCTGCCGAGGAGCATCCGAGGCTTGCGGCACTCGGAACGTCCTGCCCCGATCACTTCCTCCGCACCAAGGTTCGGCCACTGGTTCTCGATCTGCCGCCGACGGCGACAGTGGAGGAGGCATCGGTGCGTTTGAAGGAGTTGCATCAGGTTTATCGCGAGGACTACGCACGCTACTACGACGCGCACGCCGAGGCGGACAGTCCTGCGATGCGCGGCGCCGACCCGGCTATCGTGCTCGTGCCGGGCGTCGGGATGTTCTCGTTCGGTGCCAACAAGCAGACCGCGCGCGTCGCTGGTGAGTTCTACATCAACGCGATCAACGTCATGCGGGGCGCTGAAGCAATCTCGACGTACGCGCCGATCGACGAGCGTGAGAAGTTCAGGATCGAGTACTGGGCACTCGAGGAGGCCAAGCTGGCGCGGATGCCGAAGCCCAAGCCGCTGGCGACACGGGTCGCACTGGTCACCGGCGCGGCGTCGGGAATCGGGAAGGCGATCGCGACGCGTCTGGCCGCGGAGGGCGCATGCGTCGTCATCGCAGATCTGGACGCAGAGAAGGCTGCGGCTGCTGCGGCCGAGATCGGCAACTCCGATGTTGCAGTGGGTATCGCAGCGGACGTCACCGACGAAGGGCAGATCGCCGACGGTTTCGCCGCCGCGGTGTTGGCGTTCGGCGGCGTCGACCTCGTGGTCAACAACGCAGGCCTGTCGATCTCCAAGCCGCTCCTCGAGACGACGGTGCGGGATTGGGATCTGCAGCACGACGTCATGGCCCGCGGCTCGTTCCTCGTCTCACGTGAAGCCGCGCGCATCATGATCGAGCAGGGGCTCGGCGGAGACATCGTCTACATCTCGTCGAAGAACTCGGTGTTCGCCGGTCCCAACAACATTGCGTACTCCGCGACCAAGGCGGACCAGGCGCACCAGGTCCGGTTGCTGGCCGCCGAACTCGGCGAGTACGGCATCCGTGTCAACGGAATCAACCCGGACGGAGTCGTTCGCGGATCGGGGATCTTCGCCGGCGGCTGGGGTGCCAAGCGCGCGGCGGTGTATGGCGTCGAAGAGGCGAAATTGGGCGAATACTACGCGCAGCGCACGCTTCTCAAGCGTGAAGTTCTCCCCGAGCATGTAGCAAACGCTGTGTTCGCGCTGACCGGTGGCGAACTCACCCACACCACCGGACTCCACATCCCGGTGGATGCAGGCGTTGCAGCCGCATTCCTGCGCTGA
- a CDS encoding rhamnulokinase, with amino-acid sequence MDAFAAVDLGASSGRVMLGRVEDGTVRLDEIARFENRPVRLNGSLHWNILDLYQGVLDGVRALVQQLDGETLTSIGIDTWAVDYALLGADGAIVGIPFHYRDSRTDGDHADLFSVNGIAQLPFNTVYQLLAETADRLGGAERMLMIPDLLAYWLTGVAVGEVTNASTTGLLDPRTREWDRASAGRLGLKADLLPALMSPGETIGALTAEVADTVGTETTVVAVGTHDTASAIVAVPAESSNFAYIVSGTWSLVGVETTDPVLSDAARDGGFTNEAGVDGTVRLLRNVMGMWLVQESLRQWERDGRPQSLTDLLAEAASLAGLGAVVDPDLPVFLPPGDMASRIAEECATAGVTVPSTPAETIRCIVDSLAAAYARSVDVAGRLAGIDVETVHIVGGGSQNELLCQLTADATGLPVVAGPIEGSALGNVLVQARAAGAITGGLKEMRAVVRASFPLKLYSPRGA; translated from the coding sequence ATGGACGCGTTCGCAGCCGTCGACCTCGGTGCGTCGAGCGGGCGGGTGATGCTCGGACGCGTCGAGGACGGGACGGTTCGTCTCGACGAGATCGCCAGGTTCGAGAACCGGCCGGTGCGGTTGAACGGATCGTTGCACTGGAACATTCTCGATCTGTATCAGGGCGTTCTCGACGGTGTGCGCGCGCTCGTTCAGCAGTTGGACGGTGAAACGCTGACGTCGATCGGAATCGACACGTGGGCAGTGGACTACGCGTTGCTGGGTGCGGACGGCGCGATTGTGGGCATTCCGTTCCACTATCGTGACTCCAGGACCGACGGTGATCACGCGGATCTGTTTTCCGTCAACGGAATTGCGCAACTGCCGTTCAACACTGTCTATCAACTGCTGGCAGAGACCGCCGACCGACTGGGCGGTGCCGAGCGCATGCTGATGATCCCGGACCTGCTGGCCTACTGGCTCACCGGCGTAGCCGTCGGCGAGGTGACGAACGCGTCGACGACCGGTCTTCTCGATCCACGGACACGGGAATGGGACCGGGCGTCGGCTGGCAGGTTGGGTCTGAAGGCGGATCTGTTGCCCGCACTCATGTCGCCGGGCGAGACGATAGGCGCCCTCACTGCCGAGGTCGCCGACACGGTCGGGACCGAGACGACAGTGGTAGCCGTCGGGACGCACGACACGGCGTCGGCAATCGTGGCGGTACCTGCCGAATCGTCGAATTTCGCTTATATCGTCTCCGGCACATGGTCTCTCGTCGGCGTGGAGACCACGGACCCGGTTCTGTCGGACGCTGCGAGAGACGGCGGATTCACCAACGAAGCAGGCGTCGACGGCACGGTCCGGTTGTTGCGCAACGTCATGGGCATGTGGCTCGTGCAGGAATCGCTGCGGCAGTGGGAACGTGACGGTAGGCCGCAGTCGCTGACCGACCTTCTGGCGGAGGCGGCGTCGCTCGCCGGTCTCGGAGCCGTCGTCGATCCCGATCTTCCAGTCTTTCTGCCGCCGGGGGACATGGCGTCGCGCATCGCCGAGGAGTGCGCTACCGCGGGTGTCACTGTCCCGTCGACACCTGCGGAGACCATTCGGTGCATTGTGGACAGCCTGGCCGCGGCGTATGCCCGCTCGGTCGATGTTGCGGGTCGACTGGCCGGTATCGACGTCGAGACCGTCCACATCGTCGGCGGGGGATCGCAGAACGAACTGCTGTGTCAATTGACTGCCGATGCGACGGGTCTTCCAGTCGTCGCGGGTCCGATCGAGGGGTCTGCGCTCGGAAACGTCCTGGTTCAGGCGCGGGCTGCAGGCGCGATCACCGGAGGGTTGAAGGAGATGCGCGCCGTCGTGCGCGCGTCGTTCCCGCTGAAGCTCTACTCACCTCGAGGCGCTTGA
- a CDS encoding lysophospholipid acyltransferase family protein translates to MSDADHRNIELHDQAQRQAAAARLKMKDRREQHEGGMGKFVAERAGDWDLGDQNTAAMDRQVRFWKFVTDRWFRMEIDGWDEIPEAPVLVVGVHTGAPFVWDAWTVGAQWWRHFGEKRTLHGTAHDALMAFPIIGKVFRSMGVLPAAPDSMATALAEGRDVIVWPGGEVDSLRPWTERDVATLGGRTGFVKMAIRMGVPIVPVATVGGADAMPVLVRGDTLARVLRLDRIARLKVFPIALSLPWIIAPAALPQIPLPAKIRTRFMPPITVDHDPALCDDEDYVEAKYEEVRQRIQSGMDALARKRRFPIFG, encoded by the coding sequence ATGAGTGATGCAGATCACCGGAATATCGAACTGCACGATCAAGCTCAGCGACAGGCCGCGGCCGCCCGATTGAAGATGAAGGATCGTCGCGAGCAGCACGAGGGGGGGATGGGGAAATTCGTTGCCGAGCGCGCCGGTGACTGGGATCTAGGGGACCAGAACACCGCCGCGATGGACCGGCAGGTGCGCTTCTGGAAGTTCGTCACCGACCGTTGGTTCCGAATGGAGATCGACGGGTGGGACGAGATACCCGAGGCGCCGGTCCTGGTGGTCGGCGTCCATACCGGAGCGCCGTTCGTATGGGACGCGTGGACCGTCGGTGCTCAGTGGTGGCGTCACTTCGGGGAGAAGCGCACATTGCACGGCACCGCGCACGATGCGCTGATGGCATTCCCGATCATCGGGAAGGTGTTCCGGTCGATGGGCGTGCTCCCGGCCGCTCCGGATTCGATGGCCACTGCTCTGGCCGAGGGGCGCGACGTGATCGTGTGGCCGGGCGGCGAGGTCGATTCGCTGCGGCCGTGGACCGAACGCGATGTCGCAACTCTGGGCGGCCGAACAGGTTTCGTGAAGATGGCCATTCGGATGGGAGTTCCGATCGTGCCCGTGGCGACCGTCGGCGGTGCCGATGCGATGCCGGTCCTTGTACGAGGGGACACGCTGGCGCGCGTGCTCAGGCTGGACCGCATCGCGCGACTCAAGGTATTTCCGATCGCGCTGTCGCTGCCGTGGATCATCGCGCCCGCCGCGTTGCCGCAGATTCCGCTGCCCGCCAAGATCAGGACCCGGTTCATGCCGCCGATCACCGTCGACCACGACCCGGCACTGTGCGATGACGAAGACTACGTCGAGGCCAAATACGAGGAGGTTCGTCAGCGTATCCAGAGCGGGATGGATGCCCTCGCAAGGAAGCGGCGGTTTCCGATCTTCGGGTAG
- a CDS encoding lysophospholipid acyltransferase family protein has translation MDRPAVILENDETVYDFYLRHQQNRQVARLAYATLARRFKPRLSYPGTAREELRRLVYDDTRLIIAVNHLSETDPYTVAATAWASPLRPVIGRTRVLAKDELFQEPKQRKRIDMMGGIPVFRGKNHGMRAVSAAGNRMMDVSAERVRRGDNLAVFPEGTCNLEDPTQVQKVGSGIGHIISRVRALGVEPVLICIGLSYGTPQTLKGASVYIDEPITDLPEKPLHITRTVAQGMQKALDGAVAAY, from the coding sequence ATGGATCGACCCGCAGTAATTCTGGAGAACGACGAAACCGTCTACGACTTCTACCTGCGCCATCAGCAGAACCGTCAGGTGGCGAGGCTCGCGTACGCGACGCTGGCCCGGCGCTTCAAGCCTCGGCTCAGCTATCCGGGTACTGCCCGGGAAGAGCTACGCAGGCTTGTCTACGACGACACGCGATTGATCATTGCCGTCAACCATCTGTCGGAAACCGACCCGTACACCGTCGCAGCCACCGCGTGGGCGAGTCCGCTGCGGCCCGTCATCGGGAGGACTCGTGTGCTCGCCAAGGACGAGCTGTTTCAGGAACCGAAACAGCGGAAGCGGATCGACATGATGGGCGGCATCCCCGTCTTCCGCGGCAAGAACCACGGCATGCGCGCGGTCAGCGCGGCGGGCAACAGAATGATGGATGTGAGCGCCGAGCGTGTCAGGCGCGGGGACAACTTGGCCGTGTTTCCAGAAGGAACCTGCAACCTCGAGGATCCGACACAGGTTCAAAAGGTAGGCAGCGGCATCGGCCACATCATCTCCCGCGTCAGAGCTCTCGGCGTCGAACCCGTGTTGATCTGCATCGGGCTCAGCTACGGGACACCACAGACACTCAAAGGCGCGAGCGTCTACATCGACGAGCCGATCACCGATCTACCCGAGAAACCGCTGCACATCACGCGCACGGTCGCGCAGGGAATGCAGAAGGCGCTCGACGGCGCAGTGGCCGCCTACTGA
- the fabG gene encoding 3-oxoacyl-ACP reductase FabG, giving the protein MSDAVKTAVVTGSARGIGAAVAKRLAKDGFGVAVVDLDEAACSDTVDAIKSAGGQAVAIGANVADEESVKTAVDRIATEFGAPTVLINNAGITRDNLLFKMTVEDWDSVLGVHLRGSFLMTRAIQKHMIDAKWGRIVNLSSTSALGNRGQANYSAAKAGMQGFTKTLAIELGKFGVTANAIAPGFIETEMTAATAERVGVPFEDFKAAAASQIPVNRVGNPDDIAHLASFFVSEGAGFISGQVVYAAGGPKD; this is encoded by the coding sequence GTGAGTGATGCAGTGAAGACAGCCGTAGTGACCGGTAGCGCCCGAGGAATCGGAGCCGCTGTGGCGAAACGCTTGGCGAAGGACGGATTCGGAGTTGCCGTCGTCGACCTCGACGAAGCGGCGTGTTCCGACACCGTCGACGCCATCAAGTCCGCGGGCGGTCAGGCCGTCGCCATCGGTGCCAACGTCGCCGACGAAGAGTCCGTGAAGACGGCTGTCGATCGCATCGCCACCGAGTTCGGTGCTCCCACCGTGCTGATCAACAACGCAGGTATCACCCGCGACAACCTGCTGTTCAAGATGACCGTCGAGGATTGGGACTCCGTGCTCGGGGTTCACCTGCGCGGATCGTTCTTGATGACCCGCGCGATCCAGAAGCACATGATCGACGCCAAGTGGGGCCGCATCGTCAACCTGTCGAGCACCTCGGCACTCGGCAACCGCGGTCAGGCCAACTACTCGGCCGCCAAGGCAGGCATGCAGGGATTCACCAAGACCCTCGCGATCGAGCTCGGCAAGTTCGGCGTCACCGCCAACGCCATCGCGCCGGGGTTCATCGAAACCGAGATGACCGCAGCAACAGCCGAGCGCGTCGGCGTTCCGTTCGAGGATTTCAAAGCCGCTGCTGCGTCACAGATTCCGGTCAATCGCGTCGGAAATCCCGACGACATCGCGCACCTGGCGTCCTTCTTCGTCAGTGAAGGCGCGGGATTCATCTCCGGTCAGGTCGTGTACGCCGCGGGTGGACCGAAGGATTGA